In Microbacterium enclense, one genomic interval encodes:
- a CDS encoding amino acid ABC transporter ATP-binding protein, with protein MTAVTATRGLVEIHNVHKSFHGVEVLSGIDLTVEPGEVVALLGPSGSGKSTLLRTINHLETVDAGSVTVDGEFIGYELRHGRLHELREREILRRRTQVGIVFQNFHLFPHLTALENITEAPLALKRVTKEAAREQAVALLERVGLAEKADAYPRQLSGGQQQRVAIARALALKPQVLLFDEPTSALDPELVGEVLDVIRDLARSGTTLVIVTHEIGFAREVADRVVFLDQGRIVEQGTPDEVLSRPQHPRTREFLAKVLG; from the coding sequence ATGACCGCCGTCACCGCCACCCGCGGGCTGGTCGAGATCCACAACGTCCACAAGTCGTTCCACGGCGTCGAGGTGCTCTCGGGCATCGACCTGACGGTGGAGCCCGGAGAAGTCGTCGCTCTTCTCGGGCCGAGCGGGTCGGGCAAATCGACGCTGCTGCGCACGATCAACCACCTCGAGACCGTGGATGCCGGTTCGGTCACGGTCGACGGCGAGTTCATCGGCTACGAGCTGCGCCACGGCAGGCTCCACGAGTTGCGCGAGCGCGAGATCCTGCGGCGGCGGACGCAGGTCGGCATCGTGTTCCAGAACTTCCATCTCTTCCCGCACCTGACGGCGCTCGAGAACATCACCGAGGCGCCGCTCGCCCTCAAGCGCGTCACCAAGGAGGCGGCGCGCGAGCAGGCCGTCGCGCTTCTCGAGCGCGTCGGGCTCGCCGAGAAGGCGGACGCCTACCCTCGGCAGCTCTCCGGCGGCCAGCAGCAGCGCGTCGCCATCGCCCGCGCACTCGCGCTGAAGCCGCAGGTGCTGTTGTTCGACGAGCCGACGAGCGCCCTCGACCCCGAGCTCGTCGGCGAAGTGCTCGACGTGATCCGCGACCTCGCGCGCAGCGGCACGACGCTCGTGATCGTCACGCACGAGATCGGATTCGCCCGCGAAGTGGCCGATCGCGTCGTGTTCCTCGACCAGGGACGCATCGTCGAGCAGGGGACGCCAGACGAGGTGTTGAGCCGACCGCAGCATCCGCGCACCAGGGAGTTCCTCGCGAAGGTGCTCGGCTGA
- a CDS encoding ABC transporter substrate-binding protein: protein MALSKKQGIAIGVIAAAVVAVVGVGVAIGVNRPAEAVAAPEPSASASTGEIEWVHTDAIPDAVAALKASGFQPIEPGKLTVAVGAFVPPLSYVPDGETLPAGTEPNVGSLIAEGLGLEYNPVVVAWADWPLGIQSGKYDLITSNVTVTEERKELYDFASYRQDLLGFYVRSDSPISTIEKADDISGLKVVVGSGTNQEKVLLSWNDELTAAGKAPAELQYYDDNAAATLALQSGRADATFGPNATSAWAAKETGETKLVGIVPGGWPLQADIAAGTKKGNGLIEPVEIALNELIRNGKYAEVLKVWNLESEGIETSQINPPGLPKS from the coding sequence ATGGCACTCAGTAAGAAGCAGGGCATCGCGATCGGCGTGATCGCCGCGGCGGTCGTCGCCGTCGTCGGCGTCGGCGTGGCGATCGGCGTGAACCGTCCGGCCGAGGCGGTCGCCGCCCCCGAGCCCTCGGCATCCGCCTCCACCGGCGAGATCGAGTGGGTCCACACCGACGCCATCCCCGACGCGGTCGCGGCCTTGAAGGCCAGCGGCTTCCAGCCGATCGAGCCGGGCAAGCTCACCGTCGCTGTCGGCGCGTTCGTCCCGCCGCTCAGCTACGTGCCCGACGGCGAGACCCTTCCCGCCGGGACGGAGCCGAACGTCGGCTCGCTCATCGCCGAGGGTCTGGGCCTGGAGTACAACCCGGTCGTGGTGGCGTGGGCGGACTGGCCCCTCGGCATCCAGTCGGGCAAGTACGACCTCATCACCTCGAACGTCACCGTGACCGAGGAACGCAAGGAGCTGTACGACTTCGCTAGCTATCGGCAGGACCTGCTCGGCTTCTACGTGCGCTCCGACAGCCCGATCTCGACCATCGAGAAGGCCGATGACATCTCGGGCCTGAAGGTGGTCGTCGGCTCCGGCACCAATCAGGAGAAGGTGCTGCTGAGCTGGAACGACGAGCTCACCGCCGCCGGCAAGGCTCCCGCGGAGCTGCAGTACTACGACGACAACGCCGCGGCGACGCTCGCTCTGCAGTCGGGTCGCGCCGACGCCACCTTCGGCCCCAACGCCACCTCGGCGTGGGCGGCGAAGGAGACGGGCGAGACCAAGCTCGTCGGCATCGTCCCCGGCGGCTGGCCGCTGCAGGCCGACATCGCGGCCGGCACGAAGAAGGGCAACGGCCTCATCGAACCCGTCGAGATCGCGCTCAACGAGCTCATCCGGAATGGAAAGTACGCCGAGGTGTTGAAGGTGTGGAATCTCGAGTCCGAAGGCATCGAGACCTCGCAGATCAACCCGCCCGGACTGCCGAAGTCCTGA
- a CDS encoding GNAT family N-acetyltransferase — protein sequence MTTSLAPDQPPRSDDALTIRPVAPDEYADAGRVTAEAYRTSYEGLTDGYLASLADVEGRVAQGEVWVALDGDEIVGTVWVPRPGERLSPLAREGELDFRQLAVAPAARGRGVGAALTRHVIALARERGARRVVMNSGSEMLGAHALYLKLGFRRLTDREQPVEVEPGRFLDLRAFAYDL from the coding sequence ATGACCACCTCGCTCGCCCCCGACCAGCCGCCGCGCTCCGACGACGCCCTGACCATCCGTCCGGTGGCCCCGGACGAGTACGCCGATGCCGGCCGGGTCACCGCCGAGGCCTATCGCACCAGCTACGAGGGTCTGACGGATGGCTATCTCGCGTCGCTCGCCGACGTGGAAGGCCGCGTCGCCCAGGGCGAGGTGTGGGTGGCCCTCGACGGCGACGAGATCGTCGGCACCGTGTGGGTTCCCCGCCCGGGCGAGCGCCTGTCACCGCTGGCCCGCGAAGGAGAGCTGGACTTCCGGCAGTTGGCCGTCGCGCCCGCGGCCCGCGGGCGCGGGGTCGGAGCCGCCCTCACCCGCCACGTGATCGCCCTCGCGCGCGAGCGCGGCGCGCGGCGTGTCGTCATGAACAGCGGGTCCGAGATGCTCGGCGCGCACGCGCTGTACCTCAAGCTCGGTTTCCGGCGGCTGACCGACCGCGAGCAGCCCGTCGAGGTGGAGCCGGGGCGGTTCCTCGACCTGCGGGCCTTCGCGTACGACCTCTGA
- a CDS encoding NAD(P)H-hydrate dehydratase, giving the protein MPRGPEQVTLALLREWGLPDPTGSKKSRGQVVVVGGSPRSPGAVLLCAEAALRVGAGRVGLAVPADIAPHLGPAMPEAGVYVLPAGSQSLDDALRSGIESADAVLLGPGFDDPDATHAALTAVAEADVRRLVLDAFALGILPDVDRDTLPADLIINANEEEAALLLGQELGEDRVADIAEIARTYTAVVHCFGTVAAPDGRCWQAEPGGSGLGTAGSGDVLAGTITGFAALGMEPERAAVWGGWTHARAGDRLTDRVGIGYLARDLLTELTAVVHDS; this is encoded by the coding sequence ATGCCCCGCGGCCCTGAACAGGTCACCCTGGCCCTTCTGCGGGAGTGGGGACTGCCCGATCCGACCGGCTCGAAGAAGTCCCGAGGCCAGGTCGTGGTCGTCGGGGGCTCGCCACGGTCGCCCGGTGCGGTGCTGCTGTGCGCCGAAGCCGCCCTGCGGGTGGGGGCAGGCCGGGTGGGCCTCGCCGTCCCGGCGGACATCGCACCCCACCTGGGTCCGGCGATGCCCGAAGCGGGCGTGTACGTCCTGCCCGCGGGATCGCAGTCGCTCGACGACGCCCTGCGGTCGGGGATCGAGTCCGCCGACGCGGTGCTCCTCGGGCCGGGCTTCGACGATCCGGATGCCACGCACGCCGCGCTCACCGCGGTCGCCGAGGCCGATGTGCGCCGGCTCGTGCTCGACGCGTTCGCCCTCGGCATCCTGCCCGATGTGGACCGTGACACGCTCCCCGCCGACCTCATCATCAACGCGAACGAGGAGGAGGCGGCTCTGCTGCTCGGACAGGAGCTGGGCGAGGATCGCGTCGCGGACATCGCCGAGATCGCTCGTACCTATACGGCGGTCGTGCACTGCTTCGGAACCGTGGCCGCGCCCGACGGGCGGTGCTGGCAGGCCGAGCCGGGAGGCTCCGGGCTGGGCACCGCGGGAAGCGGGGATGTGCTGGCCGGCACGATCACGGGGTTCGCCGCCCTCGGCATGGAGCCCGAACGCGCGGCCGTCTGGGGAGGGTGGACGCACGCCCGCGCGGGCGACCGCCTCACCGACCGGGTCGGCATCGGCTACCTCGCGCGCGATCTGCTCACCGAGCTGACGGCGGTCGTTCACGACAGCTGA
- a CDS encoding histidine phosphatase family protein — translation MAPNRLWLVRHGESEGNVAASAADRAGALAIDLSTRDADVRLSEVGREQARALSSWWRSAGASVDECWVSPYLRARQTLALALDGAAVPVVVDERLRDRELGILDLLTARGVEELHPAEAARRRHLGKYFYRPPGGESWADVSLRLRSFLSDGLARPAEEVLVVAHDAVIMLVLSVLLPLDEAELLDFAAKNTVRNASVTELVRTRTGWELKTFSSVDHLAREGADITVHSGDDDAPRP, via the coding sequence ATGGCACCGAATCGACTGTGGCTCGTGCGGCACGGGGAGAGCGAGGGCAACGTCGCCGCGTCGGCGGCCGACCGGGCCGGCGCGCTCGCGATCGACCTGTCGACCCGGGACGCCGACGTTCGGCTCTCCGAGGTGGGAAGGGAGCAGGCGCGAGCGCTGAGTTCCTGGTGGAGGTCGGCGGGAGCGTCGGTCGACGAGTGCTGGGTGTCTCCGTACCTCCGTGCTCGCCAGACGTTGGCGCTCGCCCTCGACGGCGCCGCGGTGCCGGTCGTGGTCGATGAACGCCTCCGCGATCGGGAACTCGGCATCCTGGACCTTCTGACCGCCCGCGGTGTCGAAGAGCTCCATCCCGCCGAGGCGGCGCGTCGTCGCCACCTCGGGAAGTACTTCTATCGCCCGCCAGGCGGCGAATCCTGGGCCGATGTCTCTCTGCGTCTGCGGTCCTTCCTCTCCGACGGCCTCGCGCGGCCGGCGGAGGAGGTTCTCGTCGTGGCTCATGACGCCGTCATCATGCTCGTCCTGTCGGTGCTGCTGCCTCTCGACGAGGCCGAACTCCTCGACTTCGCGGCGAAGAACACCGTGCGAAACGCGTCGGTGACCGAGCTCGTGCGCACCCGGACCGGCTGGGAACTGAAGACCTTCTCGTCCGTCGATCACCTCGCCCGCGAGGGAGCCGACATCACGGTCCACTCGGGAGACGACGATGCCCCGCGGCCCTGA
- a CDS encoding helix-turn-helix transcriptional regulator: MNQTHKTDFGQFVASSRIAAGLTQKQLATRVFVTESAVSKWERGLSYPDLATVTPLARALGVSEGELVVASEDNRSRLDAQTARTHRRWHATLTWTTLGLYAAALVTSLIVNLSVSHTLSWFWIVASAVMLAFSLTTLPLLLTARGGWTTLGAAVASLGLLLASIQFTVGGTFFTVVAVSVLFGVLVIWGPLAVRSFAPGWLRRHGALVCVMADGAGLVAMLWVILDATGHPDAFISIALPVTAWGLLIAVAVTAVLRYLPVRGEVRAAVACLIGAAVVVLTGPVVTMVLDGGPLTVPPARWGVWTDETVNGNVSSLTAVALGVAALVLLAIAAGRSGRQRATTAQG, from the coding sequence GTGAACCAGACCCACAAGACAGACTTCGGACAGTTCGTCGCGTCCTCCCGCATCGCCGCCGGGCTGACGCAGAAGCAGCTGGCGACGCGCGTGTTCGTGACCGAATCCGCCGTCTCGAAATGGGAGCGCGGCCTCTCGTATCCCGACCTCGCCACGGTGACCCCGCTCGCCCGGGCGCTCGGGGTGAGCGAGGGAGAACTGGTCGTCGCCAGCGAGGACAACCGGAGTCGGCTCGACGCGCAGACGGCCCGGACGCATCGTCGCTGGCATGCGACGCTGACCTGGACGACCCTCGGCCTCTACGCCGCAGCGCTGGTGACGAGCCTCATCGTGAACCTCTCGGTCTCGCACACGCTGTCGTGGTTCTGGATCGTCGCGTCGGCCGTGATGCTCGCGTTCTCGCTCACCACATTGCCGCTCCTGCTGACCGCCCGCGGGGGATGGACCACCCTCGGGGCGGCGGTCGCCTCCCTGGGTCTGCTGTTGGCATCCATCCAGTTCACCGTCGGTGGGACGTTCTTCACCGTCGTCGCGGTGAGCGTGCTGTTCGGGGTGCTCGTCATCTGGGGACCGCTCGCGGTGCGCTCCTTCGCGCCCGGGTGGCTACGCCGTCACGGTGCGCTCGTCTGCGTGATGGCGGACGGGGCGGGACTCGTCGCCATGCTGTGGGTGATCCTGGATGCCACCGGCCACCCCGATGCGTTCATCTCGATCGCGCTGCCGGTGACGGCATGGGGCCTTCTGATCGCCGTAGCCGTGACCGCCGTGCTGCGGTATCTGCCCGTCCGCGGCGAGGTGCGCGCGGCGGTCGCCTGCCTGATCGGCGCTGCGGTCGTGGTGCTGACCGGTCCCGTGGTGACGATGGTGCTCGACGGTGGCCCGCTCACCGTCCCGCCGGCGCGGTGGGGCGTGTGGACCGATGAGACCGTGAACGGGAACGTCTCATCGCTCACCGCGGTCGCGTTGGGAGTGGCGGCGCTCGTCCTGCTCGCGATCGCGGCCGGGCGCTCCGGTCGTCAGCGGGCGACGACGGCGCAGGGCTGA
- a CDS encoding LLM class flavin-dependent oxidoreductase, protein MRFQLLDIIPFYANPLTGEQVSPADRFAETVEAAVRAEELGFDAVSVGERHAGRFLSSSPTVVLGAIAARTSRVRLNSGVTVLSVLDPVRVAEDYATIDQLSRGRVELTIGKGNEVAQFPLFGLEIDDQWELLAEKYELLRALWRTENLDWPGGEFTRELRATTTLPRPFDGPPRVWHGSATTLFSAALAARHGDPLFSANAIQPLQNYGVLVDHYRDEYARHGHDPRTAYVGAGAGALFLADTSQDAVAQYGPVYEAIVAATNVPGNNTPFRDIHHAVAEGPALVGTAQQIIDKIATFHGRLGHDLQSISLPTTVPFAQQLDILERFATEVIPVLRRELPTTLWTGADPAGSRPEAAASGAVSFSSYGAVAESGDGAGITPLVGAAS, encoded by the coding sequence ATGAGGTTCCAGCTGCTCGACATCATCCCGTTCTACGCCAACCCGCTCACCGGCGAACAGGTCAGTCCGGCCGATCGCTTCGCGGAGACGGTCGAGGCGGCCGTCCGTGCCGAGGAGCTCGGGTTCGATGCGGTGAGCGTCGGCGAACGCCACGCGGGGCGGTTCCTGTCGTCCTCCCCCACCGTGGTGCTCGGTGCGATCGCGGCGCGGACGTCACGCGTGCGTCTGAACTCGGGAGTCACGGTGCTCTCGGTGCTCGATCCCGTCCGTGTGGCGGAGGACTACGCCACCATCGACCAGCTCTCGCGCGGCCGCGTCGAGCTGACGATCGGCAAGGGCAACGAAGTCGCACAGTTCCCGCTGTTCGGGCTCGAGATCGACGACCAGTGGGAGCTGCTCGCCGAGAAGTACGAGCTGCTCCGGGCGCTCTGGCGCACCGAGAACCTCGACTGGCCGGGCGGGGAGTTCACTCGAGAGCTGCGGGCGACCACGACTCTGCCCCGCCCGTTCGATGGGCCACCGCGCGTGTGGCACGGCTCGGCCACGACGCTGTTCTCGGCCGCGCTCGCCGCGCGCCACGGCGATCCGCTCTTCAGCGCCAACGCGATCCAGCCGCTGCAGAACTACGGCGTGCTCGTCGACCACTACCGCGACGAGTACGCTCGCCACGGTCACGACCCCCGCACCGCGTACGTCGGTGCCGGTGCCGGCGCGCTGTTCCTGGCCGACACGAGTCAGGATGCGGTCGCGCAGTACGGTCCCGTGTACGAGGCGATCGTCGCCGCGACCAACGTCCCCGGCAACAACACCCCGTTCCGCGACATCCATCACGCCGTCGCCGAAGGCCCCGCCCTCGTGGGCACCGCACAGCAGATCATCGACAAGATCGCGACCTTCCACGGACGGCTCGGCCACGACCTGCAGTCGATCAGTCTGCCGACGACGGTGCCCTTCGCACAGCAGCTCGACATCCTCGAGCGTTTCGCGACGGAGGTCATCCCGGTGCTGCGCCGTGAGCTGCCGACGACGCTGTGGACGGGTGCCGATCCGGCGGGGTCGCGACCGGAGGCTGCGGCATCCGGAGCGGTGTCCTTCTCGTCTTACGGTGCGGTCGCTGAGTCGGGAGACGGGGCCGGCATCACGCCGTTGGTGGGCGCGGCGTCCTGA
- a CDS encoding DUF1684 domain-containing protein: protein MSIATTPTLDRAQFARDWEDWHRAHEKRRADPHGFLAVTALFWLPEAEQPFPGIPGRWRTSDDGPVVELATGESLRVEGAEVSGRHAFGPIPERGGVTVGFDGGVIEVARRGGRDILRPRRPDFPFLRSYAGTPTYVPNPRWRVEARFTRYATPRSHEVGAAVDGLSHVYESPGYLEFELRGETFRLVAFPGHVPGTLNVLFTDATSGLTTYAANRSLSVAEPDAEGRTVVDFNRAVNLPCAYTDFATCPLPPVENRLPIGIEAGEKTPLARAHGVVTENGLEPEGAAA, encoded by the coding sequence ATGAGCATCGCGACGACCCCCACCCTCGACCGCGCGCAGTTCGCCCGCGACTGGGAGGACTGGCATCGCGCACACGAGAAGCGGCGCGCCGACCCGCACGGCTTCCTCGCGGTGACGGCGCTGTTCTGGCTCCCGGAGGCGGAGCAGCCCTTCCCGGGCATCCCCGGTCGGTGGCGGACCTCTGACGACGGCCCGGTCGTCGAGCTCGCGACGGGCGAGTCTCTCCGTGTCGAGGGCGCCGAGGTCTCGGGCCGCCACGCGTTCGGGCCCATCCCCGAGCGCGGGGGAGTGACCGTCGGGTTCGACGGGGGCGTGATCGAGGTGGCGCGCCGCGGGGGCCGCGACATCCTCCGCCCCCGTCGGCCCGATTTCCCCTTCCTCCGGTCGTACGCGGGTACGCCCACGTACGTCCCCAACCCGCGGTGGCGGGTGGAGGCGCGGTTCACCCGCTACGCCACACCCCGGTCCCACGAGGTGGGAGCCGCGGTCGACGGTCTCTCGCACGTGTACGAGTCGCCCGGGTACCTCGAGTTCGAGCTGCGGGGCGAGACCTTCCGTCTCGTCGCTTTCCCGGGGCACGTGCCCGGCACGCTGAACGTCCTGTTCACCGACGCCACGAGCGGCCTCACGACCTACGCCGCGAACAGGTCGCTGTCGGTGGCGGAACCGGATGCCGAGGGCCGGACGGTCGTGGACTTCAACCGCGCCGTCAACCTCCCGTGCGCCTACACCGACTTCGCGACCTGCCCGCTGCCACCGGTCGAGAACCGGCTGCCGATCGGCATCGAGGCGGGGGAGAAGACGCCTCTCGCCCGGGCGCACGGCGTCGTCACCGAGAACGGCCTCGAGCCCGAGGGGGCCGCAGCATGA
- a CDS encoding NtaA/DmoA family FMN-dependent monooxygenase (This protein belongs to a clade of FMN-dependent monooxygenases, within a broader family of flavin-dependent oxidoreductases, the luciferase-like monooxygenase (LMM) family, some of whose members use coenzyme F420 rather than FMN.), translating into MTTRKQIILAAYVGGVNEHTAWEHPDAGSQIDFSTFRHVAQTAERGRFDYFFLAEGLALRARDGRIFDHDIAGRPDTLPVLAAIAAVTEHLGLVGTLNATFNEPYELARQIASLDHLSGGRAGWNVVTSFDAYTGANFRRGGFLPHAERYVRAEETVATVRELWDSWAADAIAADKDSGVFLRDGRAGEFSHHGSQFDIEGRFTVPRSPQGRPVIVQAGVSPQGRDFAASTADVIFSPYSKLAEGKAFSADIAERAVKFGRDPEHVKILPSAGFVLGDTREEAEEKARHILEQQLSDRTIQVTFEQVWNRDLSGYDLDGPVPDIDPDPEAPTFIQGRAFIFQDRFQTVRTWRELAEQRGLTLRGLAHEVARGPGYVGTPEQVADQLDTFVQEGGADGVVLGSHVVPSGLDEFVDRVVPLLQERGSLRTEYSGSTLRDNLGLPLPDAATHLASTH; encoded by the coding sequence ATGACCACGCGCAAGCAGATCATCCTCGCCGCCTACGTGGGCGGCGTCAACGAGCACACCGCCTGGGAACACCCGGATGCCGGGAGCCAGATCGACTTCTCGACCTTCCGCCACGTCGCGCAGACCGCCGAACGCGGGCGTTTCGACTACTTCTTCCTCGCCGAGGGGCTCGCGCTCCGCGCCCGCGACGGTCGCATCTTCGACCACGACATCGCGGGACGCCCCGACACCCTGCCGGTGCTGGCTGCGATCGCCGCCGTCACCGAGCATCTCGGTCTCGTCGGCACCCTGAACGCCACGTTCAACGAGCCGTACGAACTCGCCCGCCAGATCGCCAGCCTCGATCACCTCTCGGGCGGACGTGCCGGCTGGAACGTCGTGACCTCGTTCGACGCGTACACGGGAGCGAACTTCCGTCGCGGCGGCTTCCTGCCGCACGCCGAGCGTTACGTCCGCGCCGAGGAGACCGTGGCGACCGTGCGCGAGCTCTGGGACTCGTGGGCCGCCGACGCCATCGCCGCCGACAAGGACTCCGGCGTCTTCCTCCGCGACGGTCGGGCGGGGGAGTTCTCCCACCACGGCAGTCAGTTCGACATCGAGGGCCGCTTCACCGTGCCCCGGAGTCCGCAGGGCCGCCCCGTCATCGTGCAGGCCGGGGTGTCTCCGCAGGGCCGAGACTTCGCGGCATCCACCGCTGACGTCATCTTCTCGCCGTACTCGAAGCTCGCCGAGGGCAAGGCGTTCTCGGCCGACATCGCCGAGCGGGCCGTGAAGTTCGGGCGCGACCCCGAGCACGTGAAGATCCTTCCGTCGGCCGGGTTCGTGCTCGGCGATACCCGCGAAGAGGCGGAGGAGAAGGCGCGGCACATCCTCGAGCAGCAGCTCAGCGACCGCACGATCCAGGTGACCTTCGAGCAGGTGTGGAATCGCGACCTCTCGGGCTACGACCTCGACGGACCCGTGCCCGACATCGATCCCGACCCCGAGGCCCCGACCTTCATCCAGGGGCGCGCGTTCATCTTCCAGGATCGTTTCCAGACCGTGCGCACGTGGCGCGAGCTCGCCGAGCAGCGCGGTCTCACTCTCCGCGGCCTCGCGCACGAGGTCGCCCGCGGCCCGGGCTACGTCGGCACGCCCGAGCAGGTCGCCGACCAGCTCGACACCTTCGTGCAGGAGGGCGGCGCCGACGGCGTCGTGCTCGGCTCGCACGTCGTGCCGTCGGGCCTCGACGAGTTCGTCGACCGCGTGGTTCCCCTGCTGCAGGAGCGCGGATCGCTGCGTACCGAGTACTCCGGTTCCACGCTGCGCGACAATCTGGGCCTCCCCCTGCCGGATGCCGCGACCCACCTGGCTTCGACCCACTGA
- a CDS encoding LLM class flavin-dependent oxidoreductase: protein MSTPHPFSLGVALDGAGWHPSAWREPSSHPADLFTAAYWVDLVATAERATLDFATIEDSLALQSERFLVGDERTDEVRGRLDAVLIASRVAPSTSRIGLIPVATVTHTEPFHVSKAIATLDYVSEGRAGVQVKVSARADEAAHVGRRAHPGDVLVDDPAFRAFVDDAFEEAADAVEVIRRLWDSWEDDAEIRDAATDRFLDADKVHAIDFEGRFFSVRGPSITPRPPQGQPVVAALAHAAVPYRLAARAADVVFVTPADAVHARAILDEVREAERVVAREGEPLRVIADLVVLIDTPGGETGPDRLARLDALGRPLASDARIVAGSASTVADVVDDLAAAGFAGVRLRPGVATDDLPRIADDLAPELRRRGLIEPTTRTTLRGRLGLPEGFPSRYATPVA from the coding sequence ATGAGCACCCCACACCCCTTTTCCCTCGGCGTCGCCCTCGACGGCGCGGGGTGGCACCCCTCCGCGTGGCGCGAGCCCTCTTCGCACCCGGCCGACCTCTTCACGGCCGCCTACTGGGTCGATCTCGTCGCGACCGCCGAACGGGCGACGCTCGACTTCGCCACGATCGAGGACTCGCTCGCGCTGCAGTCCGAGCGATTCCTCGTCGGTGATGAGCGCACCGACGAGGTGCGCGGACGCCTCGACGCGGTGCTCATCGCCTCGCGCGTGGCGCCTTCGACCTCGCGCATCGGCCTCATCCCGGTCGCGACCGTGACCCACACCGAGCCGTTCCACGTGTCGAAGGCCATCGCCACGCTCGACTACGTCAGCGAGGGGCGCGCGGGGGTCCAGGTGAAGGTCTCGGCGCGCGCCGACGAAGCGGCCCACGTGGGCCGACGGGCGCACCCGGGTGATGTCCTGGTCGACGACCCGGCGTTCCGCGCGTTCGTCGACGACGCGTTCGAGGAAGCCGCCGACGCCGTCGAGGTGATCCGCCGGCTCTGGGACAGCTGGGAGGACGACGCGGAGATCCGCGATGCCGCGACCGACCGTTTCCTGGATGCCGACAAGGTGCACGCCATCGACTTCGAGGGCCGCTTCTTCTCGGTGCGCGGACCCTCCATCACCCCACGTCCACCGCAGGGGCAGCCGGTCGTCGCCGCCCTGGCGCACGCCGCGGTGCCGTATCGGCTGGCCGCGCGCGCCGCCGACGTCGTCTTCGTCACGCCTGCGGACGCCGTGCACGCACGGGCGATCCTCGACGAGGTGCGCGAGGCGGAGCGCGTGGTCGCTCGCGAGGGCGAGCCGCTGCGCGTCATCGCCGATCTCGTCGTGCTGATCGACACCCCCGGCGGCGAGACGGGACCCGACCGCCTCGCACGCCTCGACGCCCTCGGCCGGCCGCTCGCCTCCGATGCGCGGATCGTCGCGGGCTCGGCATCCACCGTCGCCGACGTCGTCGACGACCTCGCCGCCGCCGGATTCGCCGGGGTGCGGCTCCGCCCGGGCGTTGCGACCGACGATCTCCCCCGTATCGCCGACGACCTCGCGCCCGAGCTGCGTCGTCGCGGTCTCATCGAGCCCACGACGCGCACGACCCTCCGCGGCCGCCTCGGCCTGCCCGAGGGCTTCCCCAGCCGCTACGCCACCCCGGTCGCCTGA